The sequence below is a genomic window from Harmonia axyridis chromosome 1, icHarAxyr1.1, whole genome shotgun sequence.
GCAACCTTTTTCATCAACGTTAAAAATTCTCTCTGGGCTCTCCATGAGATCCATTTCCACAagaatttcttttaattttgtgAAATGGTCATTTACGATAAATCTATTCAATTTTTGGGCACGAGCTGGGTTCATACCTTGTGCTTTTCTTTGTCTTATTATAGGATTTCGCCTTAAAAATCCGTTAAGCCAATACCTGCCAGCCGTTTTAGACATGGTAGAAAATTTATTTGGTATACCATTTTCGGCACTGAAATTGTACACACACCTTCGAAGTGTCTTCGATGTAAGCGGGTAACCAACCTCTGCCAGTCGAATTATTCTTGAAGACAGTTCTCTTTCTTGATCAGCAGTAAGTACTGGTTTTCGCCCCATTGCGGACTTCTTATTTTCGTTTTTGTCCACATACCTGCTCAGGGTTCTTCTTGgtattgaaaatgtttttgatgCACCCTGACGTGACATTCTATCTTCCTTCACAGCTGCGACTACATTTTGAAGGTCTTCTTTGGTCCACTTGCTCCGAATGCCCCGATTTCTAGCCTTACCAGTCATTCCTGTAAAAATTCACACTATAAATGAATTTTATGCAAAGAGCTAGCAATATGCCCATGTGCATATTGCCGACCGTTCGTGGTGGGCGTATTGCTAGACATGAAGTTAAATTAGGTTAGGTTGTGTTTTTGTCTATGGTCTTACCTTAAATCGATTACTTTTCACCTGAATCTAAGCTTTAGTATCTATGTATTAAGCAAAAGATATTGCAGGTCATTGAATGTTTCTTTCACAActttataatataaaaatgaagcCGTGAATATTATAAAAGCGTCTCACGAACACGATTTTACACAACACTAGTCGAATGGCGCTTCCTACCGGCGATATCACCGACTGAAATATTACAGTAGGTTATCAGGAAACTACTGTTATGGAGTGTGCTGCCATCTTTCATAAAACTATCAAACTACGGCCCGTGCGCATATTGCAAACATGGGCATATTGTATTCACCTAccttatatttcgaaccaatatgcggttcttcttcaggatgctaaaatcacacaaattacaaaatcaGAGTTGGAAAGTTGCAAAAACAACAATTCATGCTTACATCTGATAAGACAGAATTATTCAAGCTGATAAGTATAGCTACAAAAGGTCTTCTACTCATAAAAATCACAATAAATCGAGAAAGaacagaaatctgaaaataaattaattatcaatattaatacctataataattattatgtgTGGATAGTGTATGTCCTAAAAAAGTACAAAGTTGTTCCATTTCTGTCTGTGACAAATCTGACACCTGTGAGATCGTTGCAATATGTTTCCTAAGTTTGCCGGATGTCAGGGCTTGAGGATGTTCTGCTCCACATTCTTTGGCAAAATTTCTCAGTGCAGTATAACCATCTAAACAGGTTAGTTTTCCCGGTGTCGCGAATAAGTAAATATTTTCTTTGGAAACGAAATTGTCACGGTGTTTCAGCAACTGTTCAATATATTCCTGCAcggttgaagaaaataattcaggAACAGGCTTGTGACGTTTTCCTCTCATCATAATTCTTTTATACCTTTCCAGAAGAATTTTTCCAGACTGTGTCAGATTTCTCtggaattcttctgaaattatatTATTCTGTTCTCTTGAGTAACTTTTCAGCTCAATTCGTTCTAGCTCCCCAATTCTTCTTCTGTTCAAGGTTATCAACAGCGAATAACAACATTTTTGCAAATTACTGAaagcttttttattattttcatcctCCTTCAAAATATGGGAAGAATCTTCTGCCTTTTTTTTCACGTAATTATTCAGCTTTTTCATATCAGAAGTGAGTGGTACAATAGTTGGCTTTTGCCACTGATTTTCCATTAAATTTTGGTAAGCAACACTGCTAGTTTCCGCATTCCAATTACTTTTAATTAAttctttcaatgtttttatCTCTTTGGCCTCAGTATATGTATCAATGTTCGTAGTAAAGAATTTGTTCGCTTGCATTGTTTCTGAGTAAGCATGGTCACACAACTGTTTTAAAGTCGTGCCCATGTGTAAAGCTAACAAAGGCGCTTTATCAAATTTTTGTGTCGAAGAGTTATATCCGCATATATTTCTTGTACTATCAacaaaacatttgaaattttctggtCTGAGAGCGTCATAGAATTTTGCTTCCTTAATATAGGGAGCCAAATCTATCCATATTCTGGCTAATTCCCTCAACTTATTTTTGGTTACTTTATTCAAATGACTATGCATATGTCGTTTTGCATAAAAAGAACCAAACGATAATATAAGAGGTTCGCTCTTCACAACTAATGATACCTTATCGCATCTCATGTCAAGCACACctcctttcattttcattttatttacgAATTCCGTTTGTAAGCATTTGAAGGCCGAAAACGTCTGAGCATCCGATGCCTTGTAGCTTTTCGAATCTGCACCAATATTTACTGGTCGTGATGAACATGAATTAATATGACGGttcagataatttttcataaaaaagccATTACAATGAATGCATGGTAATATTTGTTCCGCAGAAACTTCCTTTGTGGGACTTCCTCAACATATCTATGAATTTCTTCCTTTCGATGCTACCAACTTTCAtgtcattcaaaaatttaacaGCTGGTTCACTCAGATGTTTGCGCAATAAATGGCGGCTGAAATTAGTAACATTTTCGAAGCAGAACATACACAAATCTGTTTTGTCCCAAATTCTTTCTTTTCGTTTCGAAACCGAAACACTTGAGTGGAGATACTGAAAAACAATCAATTCATAGAATATTTTAATACAAGCACATTTTGCAGAGTTCTAGCATTTGATTTGTCAGGGAAAAATCTTCGCCACTAATGGTTTTCATTGTCTCATTAATGCATTTTTCTAAGTTAACTTGCCATATGGAAAGATGTAGA
It includes:
- the LOC123688606 gene encoding MFS-type transporter clz9-like, which produces MTGKARNRGIRSKWTKEDLQNVVAAVKEDRMSRQGASKTFSIPRRTLSRYVDKNENKKSAMGRKPVLTADQERELSSRIIRLAEVGYPLTSKTLRRCVYNFSAENGIPNKFSTMSKTAGRYWLNGFLRRNPIIRQRKAQGMNPARAQKLNRFIVNDHFTKLKEILVEMDLMESPERIFNVDEKGCRLSLHHQQSVLAKKGAKRVHLVAPEHGENVTVVSCGNASGNSIPPAILFKGKRLKPEWRDTLPPGSLVLMTPKGSMNITTFCSWIEHLAKYKPAGRCLLIFDGAKCHLDHTIVDVAERHDIVLYCLPSNTTHELQPMDKSVFRSFEYHWDDQVLQYWTRHKDRNTVDPR